The genome window AGTATGCAGTAGATCCTGCTAATGACCTGTCTTTACTTTCTAGTATATCTTTTATATAATCAGGATTTATCTGTCCATGCCCTATATCTATTAAGGTGCCAACTATAATTCTAACCATATTATGTAAAAATCCATTTCCGTTTATTTTAATATCAATAAAACCATTTTCTATCTCTATATCTATATAATTTATAGTTCTAATACTAGATTTCTTTTTAGATTTAGAAGATTTAAAGCTAGAGAAATCATGTTCCCCTATAAGGTGCTTACAAGCTCTTTTCATATTATCAATATTAAGTTTATCTGGGATATGAGTTGTATATTTTCTTAAGAAAGGATCATGTATTTTATTGTTGTCTACTTTATATAAATAAGTTTTTGATACAGCATTATATCTTGAATGAAATCTAACATCTACTTCTTCTATGTTGCTAATAACTATATCCTGAGGTAAGTAATTATATAAATATTCATGCATTTTAGAAATATTCATTTGTGAATTAGTTTTAAAATTCGCTATTTGAGCAATTGCATGAACTCCAGCATCTGTTCTTCCAGAACCTATTATTTCTATTTTCTCATCTAGCATTTTAGAAACTACAGCTTCAATCTTAGCTTGTATAGTTGAATCTGTAGTTTTTAACCTTTGCCATCCTTTGTACTTGCTTCCATCATATTTAATTGTAATTTTTATATTTCGCATTATCGAGTATTCCTTTCTATTGTATAATAGTTATATTTTAATCATAACATTTTTTTTATGATATTATAACAAAAATAAAAAAATTCACTTTGTGTTAACTAATGGATAGGGTTTTCACCGAGTTTTAGTTGAAATTTATATAGTTCTTGTATATAAAAAAACTACCTATTTTATTAGGTAGCTTAATTAGTTATTATATTTATAATTTCCATCATACTACTTCCTTTTTTTATGCTTTTTTCTCCCACTCTAAGTTTAGAGCTCAAATCTAAACATCTAAGTAAAGTTAAAAAATCCTCTTTGCTAAGTATAAGTTCATTTTCATATAAAATATCAGCTACTTTATTGGAAGTAAATCCATTTTGTATAATTATATTTACGCACTCTTCTTTATCATTTTTTTTACAGGTTCTTTATTTGGAATTTGATCTCTATCCTCTTCCTCTTCATTTTGTGCTTCATTATTTATCTTATTTATTGATTGAGGAAATTCATTTTCTTTTTTACTTTCAGATTGTCCATTATTTTTATTTGCTAATATGTTTATGGAAGATCCTAGCAAAAGCCCTATTGATATACCTAGTACTAATATTAGTGTAAATATTTTATTCAATAAACTTCCCCCTAATTTAAATTATATAGTATGTTAATATATTACAATAAATAATATCCTTTATCAAGCAATTCAAAATAAAATTGAGCTGTTTTGTTAAGTTCTTCACCAAATAAAGCTATAATCTTCTTTTGTCTACCTTCAGAAGAAAGAATAATTTTACCTATATGTCTATTTTTTCTTTTTAATTTTTCTATTTTGTATCCGTTATCCAGATGATATTTTATATAATCTAACTTGTTTTCCATAGTTCACCTCTAATATAATTAATATAGTATATATATGATTATTATCAAAATATTAATTATTATTAAGAATTATGAATAAAACTACAAAAAAGTCTTTAAAATAAAGACTTTTTTGTAGTTATTATAAATCAAAACTTAATTCATATACAGTTTTCACCCCAGCTGAATTTTTAGTTCCGTATGACCTATGGGTAAGCTAATCAACAAGCTATTAAGTTCTTATTTCGAGCCTTAAGATGATGAAGTTTTAGAACTTTTAGTTTTCGGATAAATTATTATACTTTTAATAAATCTAATAATTTAAGAAAATATATTAACATAAGTTAATTATATACTTATATTCTTCATTTCTAGCTCGTATATTTTTCATTGTATCCCAATTGCCATGGCCAGGGTATATAATAATACTATCATCCCATTTTGAAACTATATTTTTGATAGTATTTATCATATCTTCTTCACTACCTCCTGGTAAATCTAATCTACCTATCCCATCATTAAATAAAGTATCTCCTGTAAATATTGTATTTTGATGTTCCGCTTTTAGAGAAATTCCTCCTTTTGTATGTCCTGGAGTATGGATTACTTCTAAAGGTATATTTCCTATATTTATAACTGAGCCATTTGAAAGAATTTTATCTGCATCAATTGATATTTGCTTTGTATTAGCTTTTTTAGATAAGTTTATACTTGGATTTTTAAGACCTTTTAAGTCTTTTTTATGAATTAATACATCGCTATTATATTGTTTTTTTAAGTCTTTTACAGCTCCTATATGGTCATAGTGGTGATGAGTAAGTATTATATGATTTAACTTTAAATTATTTCTATTTATATAATCTATTAATATTTTAGAATTATCACCAGGGTCTATAACGGCAGCATCAAGAGTGTGCTTATCGTGAATTATATATGCATTAGTACTTATTTTGCCTACAACAAATCTTTTTAATATCATATTAAGTCTCCTTTATTATATTAGGTTAAATATATTATATAATAAAGGAGACTTAATCCCAAGAATTTATATATTTATTTTTAATTATTTAAGACCTCCTTCATTTCATCATATGTTTCTTGTAAGAAATCTTCTATCATATCTTGTGTGATTAGATCCTTAATAGATGAAGAGGTTGTTTCGTAAAATTTTTGAGCTACCCACTGGAATTTTTCCTTATCAGTTTCAAAGTTTTTCTCAGCATAAAGCATAAGTCTATATGCTATCTCTTTTGATTGCTTTAAAGCTATTTTTTCACTAAGTGTTTTATAAATATAATATACATATCCAGCACTTATTAAAAGAATAAATATTATCCATACGTATATAGACTCAATCATACTAATTACTCCTTTACTTTTTATATATTATATTTATAAATAGGTTTATAAGTGATTAATATTACTTAAATAAGATGTTTATATTGCTTTTAAAACATTATTAACATTGTGGTAATTCAATAATTCTTTCATTTTATTTTTTGCGTTTATAAACTGCATATATTTAATGTCAGATATTCTAGAATCACCATACACTCTCCATCCATTTATTTTTGTAAGTTTTAATGAAGGGTGACCAATGAATCCCAATACATCTTTTAATGGATATCCTAGAAATATACCTATTTCGTCTGGAATATTTCCAGTTTTCATTTTTTCTATTATAAAATCAAGATATATATCGAAATCGTAATTATTAGGATATCCTATTGATTTTAAAAATTTTAAATTTCTATATTCTGATAATGTATTGTTTAACTCCGCTGAATTATAAAATAATATTTTAGTACATTTATTACAGTAACTAAATTCTTTGTAGGATATCTTACTGTTTTTATGTAAAATATGTTTAATTTCTGTTAATCTATATAAATTTTGTTTGTCAGAGTAAGGAAAACTTATTATTTCAGCAGGTTTCACTCCAAATATTACAGGTCCTAACAATTGTAGTAACCATTTTGTAAAAGAATCTGTATTATCATTTCTGCAAAAACAATTATTCAAGTTATTATTCATATATATCATCCGCCTTTTAAGAAAATTCAAATCAATTGAAAGTAAATATCATTTTCGTTTATATTAATATAATATTACAGTTTTGTATAAAATGTCAAATAATTTACGATTTAAATTGGATATTATATTAAGAGAATATTTAAACTAAATT of Tepidibacter aestuarii contains these proteins:
- the truA gene encoding tRNA pseudouridine(38-40) synthase TruA, whose amino-acid sequence is MRNIKITIKYDGSKYKGWQRLKTTDSTIQAKIEAVVSKMLDEKIEIIGSGRTDAGVHAIAQIANFKTNSQMNISKMHEYLYNYLPQDIVISNIEEVDVRFHSRYNAVSKTYLYKVDNNKIHDPFLRKYTTHIPDKLNIDNMKRACKHLIGEHDFSSFKSSKSKKKSSIRTINYIDIEIENGFIDIKINGNGFLHNMVRIIVGTLIDIGHGQINPDYIKDILESKDRSLAGSTAYSQGLYLYKVNYKEVM
- a CDS encoding MBL fold metallo-hydrolase, producing MILKRFVVGKISTNAYIIHDKHTLDAAVIDPGDNSKILIDYINRNNLKLNHIILTHHHYDHIGAVKDLKKQYNSDVLIHKKDLKGLKNPSINLSKKANTKQISIDADKILSNGSVINIGNIPLEVIHTPGHTKGGISLKAEHQNTIFTGDTLFNDGIGRLDLPGGSEEDMINTIKNIVSKWDDSIIIYPGHGNWDTMKNIRARNEEYKYIINLC
- a CDS encoding DUF3793 family protein, whose amino-acid sequence is MNNNLNNCFCRNDNTDSFTKWLLQLLGPVIFGVKPAEIISFPYSDKQNLYRLTEIKHILHKNSKISYKEFSYCNKCTKILFYNSAELNNTLSEYRNLKFLKSIGYPNNYDFDIYLDFIIEKMKTGNIPDEIGIFLGYPLKDVLGFIGHPSLKLTKINGWRVYGDSRISDIKYMQFINAKNKMKELLNYHNVNNVLKAI